One Thermodesulfobacteriota bacterium genomic window carries:
- a CDS encoding 4Fe-4S dicluster domain-containing protein: MITIRAKNGLDMNIPGQPDGPASRLMDMERVGLSPASFPHIRPKLLVKVGDKVRQGSILFADKRNPDIGFASPGGGTVESIDYGPRRAINAITIRVDREEAREDRGVLDRHQLAVLSRDALARHLMAGGLWPLIRSLPFRDIADPAFTPPAIIINLDTLDPFHAEPALYLDGSAGAFLFGLDALKRLAPAVYIVACRKEDTLPPEIRGLVTHRVRGRFPADDPGVFLYYTRASAAANRCWYIHGRDVVLLGKFLSSGVYPVKRLVSVSSPNGSRHVLSRLGAPLALLAPEVRNHDTHVTIAGGLWRGQVAGPNDYLGLYDAALTLLPAGNQPEFLGFLRPGRRKPSHWRAFLSALHNDPLALDAGRHGEERACVNCGSCAAVCPVDILPQFTLKSVLAGEIEEALAHGLLDCVECGLCAYVCPSKIELTFLLRQARESYYREQQAVGERP, encoded by the coding sequence GTGATTACCATCCGCGCCAAAAATGGGCTGGACATGAACATCCCCGGGCAACCGGATGGGCCGGCTTCCCGGCTGATGGACATGGAACGCGTCGGCCTGTCGCCGGCATCATTCCCTCACATCCGGCCGAAACTGCTGGTCAAGGTCGGCGATAAGGTCAGGCAGGGGTCCATCCTGTTCGCGGACAAGCGGAACCCGGACATCGGTTTTGCCTCTCCCGGCGGCGGCACGGTGGAATCTATCGACTACGGCCCCCGCCGGGCCATTAACGCCATCACCATTCGCGTGGACCGGGAAGAAGCCCGGGAAGACCGCGGCGTCCTGGACCGGCATCAACTGGCCGTTTTGTCGCGCGATGCCCTGGCCCGGCACCTGATGGCGGGCGGACTCTGGCCCCTGATCCGCTCTTTGCCGTTTCGCGACATCGCCGATCCCGCTTTCACCCCTCCGGCTATTATTATCAACCTGGACACGCTGGATCCCTTTCATGCCGAACCGGCTCTGTATCTGGACGGCTCCGCTGGCGCTTTTCTGTTCGGCCTGGACGCTTTAAAACGCCTGGCGCCGGCCGTTTACATCGTTGCCTGTCGTAAAGAGGACACCCTGCCCCCGGAAATCAGGGGGTTGGTGACACACCGGGTCCGGGGGCGGTTTCCGGCCGATGATCCGGGCGTGTTCCTTTATTATACCCGCGCCTCCGCCGCCGCCAACCGCTGCTGGTATATTCACGGCCGGGACGTGGTGCTGCTGGGGAAATTCCTGTCTTCCGGCGTTTATCCGGTCAAGCGACTGGTGTCGGTCTCGTCGCCGAATGGCTCGCGGCACGTGCTTAGCCGTCTGGGCGCGCCGCTGGCGCTTCTGGCCCCGGAAGTCCGGAACCATGACACCCACGTTACCATTGCCGGCGGCCTGTGGCGGGGACAGGTGGCGGGGCCGAATGATTATCTGGGCCTTTACGACGCCGCCCTGACGCTGCTGCCCGCCGGAAATCAGCCTGAATTTCTGGGCTTTCTGCGGCCGGGCCGGCGCAAGCCCAGCCATTGGCGGGCTTTTCTGTCCGCGCTCCACAATGATCCGCTTGCCCTGGATGCGGGCCGCCACGGCGAGGAACGGGCCTGCGTCAACTGCGGCAGCTGCGCCGCCGTCTGTCCGGTCGATATTCTCCCCCAGTTCACCCTCAAGAGTGTTCTGGCCGGCGAAATCGAGGAGGCCCTGGCCCATGGTCTACTGGACTGCGTGGAATGCGGCTTGTGCGCCTATGTCTGCCCGTCCAAAATCGAGCTGACCTTTTTAT